One Ananas comosus cultivar F153 linkage group 1, ASM154086v1, whole genome shotgun sequence DNA window includes the following coding sequences:
- the LOC109721393 gene encoding OTU domain-containing protein At3g57810-like isoform X1, translating into MSGSDHSTLRSIRIRGDGRCLFRAVAYGACLRAGKPCPSESLQKELADELRSNVADEFVRRRGDTEWFLEEDFDTYVTHIRQPHIWGGEPELLMCSHVLRMPITVYMYTKGSDSPRIIAEYGQEYGKENPIRVIYHGYGHYDALQAPLARTKSKLYPNT; encoded by the exons GAATACGAGGAGATGGAAGATGTTTGTTTAGAGCTGTTGCTTATGGAGCTTGTCTGAGAGCGGGGAAACCTTGCCCCAGTGAGAGTCTTCAAAAAGAACTAGCAGATGAGCTTAGATCAAAT GTAGCAGATGAATTTGTTAGAAGGCGTGGGGACACCGAGTg GTTTCTTGAAGAAGATTTTGATACATATGTCACACATATTAGACAACCTCATATATGGGGAGGAGAGCCCGAGCTGCTTATGTGTTCCCATGTCCTTCG GATGCCAATAACCGTCTACATGTATACAAAGGGATCTGATAGCCCCAGAATCATAGCAGAGTATGGTCAGGAGTACGGCAAGGAAAATCCAATTCGTGTGATTTATCATGGTTATGGACACTATGATGCATTACAAGCACCACTTGCAAGAACAAAATCAAAGTT GTATCCGAACACATAA
- the LOC109721393 gene encoding OTU domain-containing protein At3g57810-like isoform X2 codes for MDAELGIRGDGRCLFRAVAYGACLRAGKPCPSESLQKELADELRSNVADEFVRRRGDTEWFLEEDFDTYVTHIRQPHIWGGEPELLMCSHVLRMPITVYMYTKGSDSPRIIAEYGQEYGKENPIRVIYHGYGHYDALQAPLARTKSKLYPNT; via the exons GAATACGAGGAGATGGAAGATGTTTGTTTAGAGCTGTTGCTTATGGAGCTTGTCTGAGAGCGGGGAAACCTTGCCCCAGTGAGAGTCTTCAAAAAGAACTAGCAGATGAGCTTAGATCAAAT GTAGCAGATGAATTTGTTAGAAGGCGTGGGGACACCGAGTg GTTTCTTGAAGAAGATTTTGATACATATGTCACACATATTAGACAACCTCATATATGGGGAGGAGAGCCCGAGCTGCTTATGTGTTCCCATGTCCTTCG GATGCCAATAACCGTCTACATGTATACAAAGGGATCTGATAGCCCCAGAATCATAGCAGAGTATGGTCAGGAGTACGGCAAGGAAAATCCAATTCGTGTGATTTATCATGGTTATGGACACTATGATGCATTACAAGCACCACTTGCAAGAACAAAATCAAAGTT GTATCCGAACACATAA